A portion of the Sphingobacterium spiritivorum genome contains these proteins:
- a CDS encoding DUF5686 and carboxypeptidase-like regulatory domain-containing protein, translating into MIYNKKLDYILLVGFLLLITCPALGQLTIKGRVVDKNTGHGIPRATIVLAPGNLGTSTDTSGNFAILANQNQTSIQFRAMGYTAVNLPITKDSLQQLNVELDYADNMLEMVTISKRSKSKKDDPALELIDLVIKHKKDNRLRSLNQVQFEEYEKVQFGLVDPRKAMEKRMGKLKFIFKNLDTASIKGKALLPMYMEENLSDVYSQTDPSKYKKLIKSHKKTEFDPRYINNANIQQYLNYQFRPVDIYDPSIFIINKLFLSPIADEAKLFYRFYIQDTIQTVDGTFVELAFEPKNKQDLLFSGTLQVTTDGRYAVRQAELAVGKEANLNWINDILISLHYDPNADGFMFLRKSDLLILFGGRKDDALFGRRVAFNSKWDFKSQIPAKIFEGAPTEMLASASQDTAILERQRPIPLNKIEQTVYSNTDSLNNMKSFKRLMAIGYLLAQGFHNAGPVEFGPLEYTYSFNEVEGNRIRFGGRTTGQLSEKVYLEGYLAYGVKDRKMKYYLRSAFSLNNKSVTTFPAHYIEGTVQHDVMEPGRGIGFKKGDSFFASFSGTKPEKFLFNDAYKLNHVWEFGNHISVSTGFTYFRRETAGTLVFNKTGIHAGETLPRIVTNDVEMQLRWAPNENFYYRNLTRTPIIDKYPVFTLQYNQGVKGFLGGEYNYSALRFAVSKRLFLNQLGTADLTAGVGKIWGTLPYPLLEIPNVQIEQDRHTVDYFMMNSMEFAADRYVKFAIDHRLQGFLLNKIPLIKKLKWRELWRLRMFYGDLSPHNNPYISNEVVYFDKDDDGRIVTRTIDQTPYMEATVGVENVFRFFTVEYVKRLSYREYDNVRREKVRLTVHFNF; encoded by the coding sequence ATGATATACAATAAGAAACTCGATTATATTTTACTTGTTGGATTCCTACTACTGATAACTTGTCCTGCTCTTGGTCAACTGACGATCAAAGGAAGGGTTGTGGACAAGAACACAGGACATGGAATTCCCCGTGCGACTATCGTATTAGCCCCTGGAAACCTGGGGACTTCTACTGATACATCGGGTAATTTTGCAATTCTTGCCAACCAAAATCAGACTTCTATCCAATTCAGGGCAATGGGTTATACCGCCGTTAATCTGCCTATCACTAAAGATTCCTTGCAACAACTTAATGTCGAATTGGATTATGCCGATAATATGTTGGAAATGGTCACTATTTCCAAAAGATCAAAATCAAAAAAGGACGATCCGGCTTTGGAGTTGATTGATCTTGTCATAAAACATAAAAAAGATAACCGGCTTCGTTCGTTAAATCAGGTGCAGTTTGAAGAGTATGAAAAAGTTCAGTTCGGGCTTGTTGATCCTCGAAAGGCAATGGAGAAACGGATGGGGAAATTGAAATTTATTTTTAAGAACCTTGATACTGCATCCATAAAGGGGAAGGCGCTTCTGCCGATGTATATGGAAGAAAATCTTTCGGATGTCTACTCACAGACAGATCCTTCAAAATATAAGAAGCTTATAAAGTCTCACAAGAAGACAGAATTTGATCCCCGGTATATCAATAATGCCAATATTCAACAATATCTCAATTATCAGTTCCGTCCGGTTGATATCTATGATCCCAGTATTTTTATTATCAATAAACTTTTTCTAAGTCCGATTGCAGACGAAGCGAAATTGTTTTACCGGTTTTATATTCAGGATACCATACAGACGGTCGACGGCACATTTGTAGAGCTGGCATTTGAGCCTAAGAATAAGCAGGATCTCCTGTTCAGTGGTACATTGCAGGTCACCACAGATGGCCGGTATGCCGTGCGGCAGGCTGAACTTGCTGTTGGTAAGGAAGCTAATTTAAACTGGATAAACGATATTTTGATCAGTCTGCACTACGATCCTAATGCCGACGGGTTTATGTTTCTTCGGAAGTCAGATCTGTTGATTCTTTTCGGAGGCAGGAAAGACGATGCTTTATTTGGTCGCAGGGTTGCCTTCAATTCGAAATGGGATTTTAAAAGCCAGATTCCGGCTAAGATATTTGAAGGAGCTCCTACTGAAATGCTAGCTTCAGCAAGTCAGGATACGGCTATTTTGGAGCGGCAGCGCCCCATTCCGCTGAATAAGATCGAGCAAACGGTCTACTCCAATACCGATTCGCTCAATAATATGAAAAGCTTCAAGCGTCTGATGGCTATAGGCTATTTACTGGCGCAGGGCTTTCATAATGCAGGGCCTGTAGAATTCGGACCGCTTGAGTATACCTATAGTTTTAATGAAGTCGAAGGAAATCGTATCCGGTTTGGCGGACGGACTACCGGACAGCTTTCTGAAAAAGTATACCTGGAGGGTTATCTGGCCTATGGAGTCAAAGACAGGAAAATGAAATATTATCTGAGATCCGCATTCTCACTTAATAATAAATCGGTGACGACCTTCCCTGCTCACTATATTGAGGGGACAGTACAACATGATGTCATGGAGCCGGGACGTGGTATTGGTTTTAAGAAAGGAGACAGTTTCTTTGCTTCCTTTAGTGGTACTAAGCCGGAGAAATTTTTATTCAATGATGCCTATAAATTAAATCATGTTTGGGAATTTGGAAACCATATCAGCGTAAGTACCGGATTTACTTATTTCAGAAGGGAAACTGCAGGTACACTTGTGTTTAACAAAACAGGGATTCATGCCGGTGAGACGCTGCCACGTATAGTGACGAACGATGTGGAAATGCAACTGAGGTGGGCACCAAATGAAAACTTTTATTATAGAAATCTTACACGAACTCCCATTATTGATAAATATCCTGTCTTTACCCTTCAGTATAATCAAGGGGTGAAAGGTTTTCTCGGAGGAGAGTACAACTACAGTGCATTGCGGTTTGCCGTATCCAAGCGCCTTTTTCTGAATCAGCTGGGGACTGCTGACCTTACAGCTGGCGTAGGTAAAATATGGGGAACATTGCCTTATCCGTTATTAGAAATACCGAATGTTCAGATTGAACAGGACCGACACACGGTGGACTATTTTATGATGAATAGCATGGAATTTGCGGCAGACAGGTATGTGAAGTTTGCTATAGATCATCGGCTGCAGGGATTTTTGCTGAATAAGATCCCACTGATCAAAAAATTAAAATGGAGGGAGTTGTGGCGTCTCCGGATGTTTTACGGGGACCTTTCTCCGCATAATAATCCCTATATCAGCAATGAAGTTGTTTATTTTGATAAAGATGACGATGGAAGAATCGTAACGCGTACGA
- a CDS encoding NADH-quinone oxidoreductase subunit N produces the protein MGAIITLSLLGILVLYMGLYKAKNALLPVTLLGLAGALVFLILDWNKVAEPLYSGMIIFDHFAIGFSVLSILITALVLLLSKEYFWSISEHVAEYYALILFSLTGAILVNSYHNFAMLFIGIEIMSVALYILVGIRKQDFASNEASLKYFLMGAFSTGFLLFGIALIYGASGSFDLEVIKGYVIAHPHDISPLFYAGILFLIVGLCFKVGAAPFHFWTPDVYDGAPILITSYMSTVVKAASFAGMLRLFSSAFVPLNEYWTPILLTIAIITLFIGNISALMQHSFKRMLAYSSIAHAGYMLFAVISIGNQSASAILAYATAYSLATVIAFGALILVKREVGSDNFSAFNGLAKRNPWLALVVTVAMLSLAGIPLTAGFIGKFMMFTIAMNNYHIVLLILAAVNAVIGVFYYLRVVVAMYFRESEPGTSKVNIPVNYSFVFLIAVLLTVLIGIYPDCLIKLI, from the coding sequence ATGGGTGCGATTATTACGCTGTCTTTATTAGGAATATTAGTATTATACATGGGACTGTATAAGGCTAAAAATGCCTTATTGCCTGTTACACTGCTGGGATTGGCCGGTGCATTGGTTTTTCTAATATTGGATTGGAACAAAGTTGCTGAACCTCTTTATAGCGGGATGATTATATTTGATCACTTCGCAATAGGTTTCTCTGTGCTTTCTATTCTTATTACAGCATTGGTTCTGTTACTATCCAAAGAATATTTTTGGTCAATTAGTGAACATGTTGCAGAATATTATGCTTTAATTTTGTTTTCCCTGACTGGAGCTATATTAGTTAATTCCTATCATAACTTTGCGATGCTTTTTATAGGCATAGAAATTATGTCGGTAGCTTTATATATTCTTGTAGGTATCCGAAAGCAGGATTTTGCATCTAATGAAGCGTCCTTGAAATATTTCCTTATGGGTGCATTCTCCACCGGATTTCTGTTGTTTGGGATCGCCCTTATTTATGGCGCTTCAGGTTCTTTTGATCTGGAAGTAATTAAAGGCTATGTCATTGCTCATCCGCATGATATTTCTCCGTTATTCTATGCCGGAATTTTATTTCTGATTGTGGGATTATGTTTTAAAGTTGGGGCTGCTCCTTTTCATTTCTGGACGCCTGATGTCTATGACGGTGCTCCAATTCTGATTACCAGCTACATGAGTACGGTTGTCAAAGCCGCCTCTTTTGCCGGGATGCTGCGTCTTTTTAGTTCCGCTTTTGTACCACTAAATGAATACTGGACACCAATATTACTAACCATTGCTATTATAACATTGTTCATCGGTAATATTTCAGCATTAATGCAGCACTCGTTTAAGCGTATGCTTGCGTATTCCAGTATAGCGCATGCTGGTTATATGTTATTTGCTGTTATTTCGATTGGTAATCAATCGGCGAGTGCAATTCTGGCTTATGCGACAGCGTATTCCTTAGCTACAGTTATTGCTTTCGGCGCTTTGATCCTTGTAAAACGTGAGGTGGGTTCGGATAATTTTTCTGCCTTTAACGGACTTGCAAAACGTAATCCCTGGCTTGCACTTGTTGTGACAGTGGCAATGCTTTCTCTGGCAGGTATTCCTCTGACAGCAGGTTTTATAGGTAAATTTATGATGTTCACCATAGCGATGAACAATTACCATATTGTGCTGTTGATTCTGGCAGCGGTCAATGCTGTGATTGGCGTATTTTATTATCTGCGTGTGGTCGTAGCGATGTATTTCAGAGAAAGTGAGCCGGGAACTTCAAAGGTTAATATTCCTGTTAATTATTCTTTTGTTTTCCTTATTGCAGTCTTGTTAACAGTCTTGATAGGTATTTATCCGGATTGTTTGATAAAGCTTATTTGA